Sequence from the Alphaproteobacteria bacterium genome:
GGAACTAATAACCATGAGACAAGGTTCTAATTCAAGACGGCAACGTAACCACAATTCACGTAAACCACATCAATCTCATCAATCATCAAAAAACCAAACTTTTGATAGTAATGCAGGCGATGTTAGGGTTCGAGGAAATGCATATCAGATACTTGAAAAATATTTGTCATTAGCACGCGATTCTACATCAACAGGTGATCGTATTACAGCAGAAAATTATCTTCAGCATGCTGAACATTATTATCGGACAATTAATATGTATAATGATCATCATGGGCAGCAAGATTTCCAAAGAGAAAAATCATATGATGTGGAAACAAATATAGCAGCACCACATAATCAAATGAATGACAATCCACAAAATTCATCTGAAAACATAGTTCAGTATGATAATAATCCATATTCTTCAGAAGATACTAATAATCGATTATCATCTTCGTCGCCCGAACACCCGGTATCAGAAATGGCTGCTATTCATAATGAAGATGTAAGAAAGATGCCTCGTCGAAAAAACTTTAAAAGTTAAATTTAAAAATTTTATGCTTAAATATTCTAATTTATAAAGACGGTATAAATGGAAAAAAAAGTTTTTCAACCCATTCAGGGACGTTCATTGGCCCATATTATGAAAAAAAAACTAGGATTACCTAAAAAGGGATCTTATGCTTTAATTAGAATGTGTAAACAAATTGCTAATCCTAGACAATTTTTTTTAAGAAAATCTTTAGCTAATAATGTTAAAAAAGGTAATCAAGTAATTAAGGAAGGTTATAAAACCTTTAAAGAAAATGATATTCCTGGTATAGCAAATATCATACATTTATGCCAAAAGATAACAGAAAATAAATTAACAAATAACAAAAATCCAAAAATTTATCAAAGAAATGTTGGAAAAGATTTTCTACTACCTATTTTAGGTGGTAAAGAATTTTTGGACTATCCAGATTTAATTCAATTTATAGTTTCAAACGACATTTTGAATCCGGTTGTTAATTATTTGGGTACTGTGCCAATTTTTGCTGGTGCCAATATATTTTGGTCTCCTGCTAATCAAACAGCTACATCAAGTCAACTTTTCCATCTTGATACAGAAGATTATACGCAGATTAAAGTTTTTATTAATATATGTGATGTTTCAGAAGAAAATGGACCATTTGCATTTTTGCCTGCAAATCTTTCTCAGAAATTTTTAAAAAAAATAAATTATTCGGAATATGATAGCCGCCGTTTTCAAGATGATGAAATATTCTCTCATATTGATTCTCAAAATGTTATTAAATTAATAGGTAAGGCTGGGTCGGGTGCATTTGTAGATACAGCGCAATGTCTTCATTACGGAAGCCGTTTAAATAAATATGACCGTATTATTTTG
This genomic interval carries:
- a CDS encoding DUF4167 domain-containing protein, whose product is MRQGSNSRRQRNHNSRKPHQSHQSSKNQTFDSNAGDVRVRGNAYQILEKYLSLARDSTSTGDRITAENYLQHAEHYYRTINMYNDHHGQQDFQREKSYDVETNIAAPHNQMNDNPQNSSENIVQYDNNPYSSEDTNNRLSSSSPEHPVSEMAAIHNEDVRKMPRRKNFKS